Proteins co-encoded in one Cupriavidus metallidurans CH34 genomic window:
- a CDS encoding amino acid permease produces the protein MHAPDNQGTLKRGLKNRHIQLIALGGAIGTGLFLGIAQTIKLAGPSVLLGYALAGVVAFFIMRQLGEMVVDEPVAGSFSYFANKYCGHFAGFMSGWNYWVLYILVSMAELSAVGIYVQYWWPGIPTWISALAFFLIINAINLASVKSFGEMEFWFSIIKVAAIVGMIGFGGYLLATGTAGPDASIANLWQHGGFFPNGFSGLVMAMAVIMFSFGGLELVGITAAEADSPEKSIPKATNQVIYRILIFYVGALAVLLSLYPWEKVVTGGSPFVLIFHAMNSNVVATVLNIVVLTAALSVYNSGVYCNSRMLLGLAQQGNAPRSLMRVNRRGIPLTALAVSAIATGICVVINYFMPGEAFELLMGLVVSALIINWAMISIIHLMFRRAKAAAGKTTRFQSLGYPLTNYVTLAFLAGILVVMFLTPGLRISVYLIPVWLGVLGVSYRLRQKKAGSAMPAASAQIQ, from the coding sequence ATGCACGCTCCCGACAATCAAGGCACGCTCAAGCGTGGCCTGAAGAATCGTCACATCCAGCTCATCGCGCTGGGCGGCGCCATCGGCACCGGCCTGTTCCTGGGCATCGCCCAGACCATCAAGCTGGCCGGCCCCTCGGTGCTGCTGGGCTACGCGCTGGCCGGCGTGGTCGCCTTCTTCATCATGCGCCAGCTCGGCGAAATGGTCGTGGACGAGCCCGTCGCCGGCTCGTTCAGCTACTTCGCCAACAAGTACTGCGGACACTTCGCCGGCTTCATGTCCGGCTGGAACTACTGGGTGCTCTACATCCTCGTCAGCATGGCCGAGCTATCGGCCGTCGGCATCTACGTCCAGTACTGGTGGCCCGGCATTCCGACCTGGATTTCCGCGCTGGCCTTCTTCCTGATCATCAACGCGATCAACCTTGCCAGCGTGAAGTCGTTCGGCGAGATGGAATTCTGGTTCTCGATCATCAAGGTGGCGGCCATCGTCGGCATGATCGGTTTCGGCGGCTACCTGCTGGCCACCGGCACCGCGGGCCCCGACGCCAGCATCGCCAACCTGTGGCAACACGGCGGCTTCTTCCCGAACGGCTTCAGCGGCCTGGTGATGGCCATGGCTGTGATCATGTTCTCGTTTGGCGGCCTCGAACTCGTGGGCATCACCGCTGCGGAAGCAGACAGCCCCGAGAAGAGCATCCCGAAGGCGACCAACCAGGTCATCTACCGCATCCTGATCTTCTACGTCGGCGCGCTGGCCGTGCTGCTGTCGCTGTATCCGTGGGAAAAGGTCGTGACCGGTGGCAGCCCGTTCGTGCTGATCTTCCACGCAATGAACAGCAACGTGGTAGCCACCGTGCTCAATATCGTGGTGCTGACCGCCGCCCTGTCGGTCTACAACAGCGGCGTCTATTGCAACAGCCGCATGCTGCTGGGCCTGGCGCAGCAAGGCAACGCCCCGCGCTCGCTGATGCGCGTGAACCGCCGCGGCATTCCGCTGACCGCGCTGGCCGTCTCGGCCATCGCCACCGGCATCTGCGTGGTGATCAACTACTTCATGCCCGGCGAGGCCTTCGAACTGCTGATGGGCCTGGTGGTCTCGGCCCTGATCATCAACTGGGCGATGATCAGCATCATCCACCTGATGTTCCGTCGCGCCAAGGCAGCCGCCGGCAAGACCACGCGCTTCCAGAGCCTGGGCTACCCGCTGACCAACTACGTGACGCTGGCCTTCCTGGCAGGCATCCTCGTGGTGATGTTCCTGACGCCTGGCCTGCGCATCTCGGTCTACCTGATTCCGGTATGGCTTGGCGTACTTGGCGTAAGCTATCGCCTCCGGCAGAAAAAGGCCGGTTCGGCCATGCCCGCCGCCAGCGCCCAGATCCAGTAA
- a CDS encoding IclR family transcriptional regulator, whose amino-acid sequence MPAIPAESTPAPRPRARRQRVQAAETGMAVLKGLARLGGRASLTAIAAQLDESPAKVHRYLVSLMEEGFVAQEAGTQQYHLGIEALQIGLAAMRQADPLRLSEAALIRLRERLEVTCFVAVMGTRGATIVRIEEPGLPVTVNARVGSVMPLLSSATGRVFLGLLDESSVEALAQEELEMLPPDRRALLDAVDPLGKLREPVRAQDCASVRDTNLKGISAVAAPVRDYTGRVCAVLTALGATGGFDPSIDGPVGRAVREEAAAISALLGYAA is encoded by the coding sequence ATGCCCGCCATACCTGCCGAATCCACCCCCGCACCGCGCCCGCGAGCGCGACGCCAGCGCGTGCAGGCTGCCGAGACCGGCATGGCCGTGCTCAAGGGGTTGGCCCGTCTGGGCGGCCGCGCCAGCCTGACGGCCATCGCCGCGCAGCTCGACGAAAGTCCGGCCAAAGTGCACCGATATCTGGTGAGCCTGATGGAGGAAGGGTTTGTGGCGCAGGAGGCAGGCACGCAGCAGTACCACCTCGGGATCGAAGCGCTGCAGATCGGGCTGGCCGCGATGCGGCAGGCCGATCCGCTGCGGCTGTCGGAAGCCGCCCTGATCCGCCTGCGCGAGCGGCTGGAAGTGACCTGCTTCGTCGCGGTGATGGGAACCCGCGGGGCGACCATCGTACGCATTGAGGAACCGGGTTTGCCGGTCACGGTGAACGCGCGCGTCGGTTCGGTGATGCCATTGCTGTCTTCGGCCACCGGACGCGTGTTTCTGGGACTGCTCGATGAATCCAGCGTGGAGGCACTGGCGCAGGAGGAACTGGAGATGCTGCCGCCTGACCGAAGGGCGCTGCTCGATGCTGTCGATCCGCTCGGCAAGTTGCGCGAGCCCGTTCGCGCACAAGACTGCGCATCGGTGCGTGATACGAACCTGAAGGGCATCAGCGCCGTGGCGGCGCCGGTGCGCGACTACACGGGCCGTGTATGCGCGGTGCTGACGGCGCTGGGCGCGACCGGTGGGTTCGATCCTTCGATCGACGGACCAGTCGGCCGCGCCGTGCGCGAAGAAGCCGCGGCGATCAGCGCGTTGCTGGGCTACGCCGCGTAA
- a CDS encoding glutathione S-transferase N-terminal domain-containing protein, translating to MADLSAFPITKRWPAQHPDRLQLYSLNTPNGIKVSLMLEETGLPYEPHLVRFDKNDQMTPEFLSLNPNNKIPAILDPNGPGGKPLALWESGAILLYLAEKTGKFMSADPALRYETIQWVMFQMGGIGPMFGQVGFFNRFAGKDFEDKRPRDRYVSESRRLLNVLNERLKGRQWIMGDDYTIADMATFPWIRNLLGFYEAGDLVGIQDFPEVTRVLGAFVARPAVQRAVNIPKRPE from the coding sequence ATGGCAGACCTGTCCGCCTTCCCCATTACCAAGCGATGGCCGGCGCAACATCCGGATCGCCTGCAGTTGTACTCGCTGAATACCCCCAACGGCATCAAGGTATCGTTGATGCTCGAGGAAACCGGCCTCCCCTACGAACCGCATTTGGTCCGCTTCGACAAGAACGACCAGATGACGCCGGAATTCCTGTCACTGAATCCGAACAACAAGATTCCGGCCATCCTCGACCCCAATGGCCCCGGTGGCAAGCCGCTGGCACTGTGGGAATCGGGCGCGATCCTGCTCTACCTGGCCGAAAAGACCGGCAAGTTCATGTCCGCCGATCCGGCCCTGCGCTACGAGACGATCCAGTGGGTCATGTTCCAGATGGGCGGCATTGGCCCGATGTTCGGACAGGTTGGCTTCTTCAACCGGTTCGCCGGCAAGGACTTCGAGGACAAGCGTCCGCGTGACCGCTATGTCAGCGAATCGCGCCGCCTGCTGAACGTGCTGAACGAACGCCTGAAGGGGCGCCAATGGATCATGGGCGACGACTACACGATCGCCGACATGGCCACCTTCCCGTGGATCCGCAACCTGCTGGGCTTCTACGAAGCCGGCGATCTGGTCGGCATTCAGGACTTCCCCGAAGTCACGCGCGTGCTCGGTGCGTTCGTGGCCCGCCCGGCCGTGCAACGCGCGGTCAATATCCCGAAGCGCCCTGAATGA
- a CDS encoding amino acid permease, giving the protein MSNTNTTPAVPVPGLRRELRARHLTMIAIGGSIGTGLFVASGATIAQAGPGGALAAYILIGAMVYFLMTSLGELAAYMPVSGSFATYGALYVDEGFGFALGWNYWYNWAVTIAVELAAAQLVMQYWFPDTPGVLWSALFLGLMFALNAISVRGFGEAEYWCALIKVLTVIAFIVIGTLMIFGIMRGDFSHAGGLANLTTGDAPFVGGLPAMIGVAMIAGFSFQGTELIGVAAGESDEPAKNIPRAVRQVFWRILLFYVLAILIIGILIPYTDPSLLKTDVETVGVSPFTLVFRHAGLAFAAGVMNAVILTAVLSAGNSGMYASTRMLYNLATEGRAPRIFAQLTRNGVPLVALLATTAVGGLCFLTSLFESKSVYLWLLNLSGMTGFIAWLGIAVSHYRFRRGFMAQSLDLNRLPYRSPFFPYGPIFAFVLCMIVTLGQNYQAFSEGKIDWVAVTATYVGIPIFLLIWLGYRLVRKSRFVPYAEMKFPALPEIEKDDSPVTRPLAPASAE; this is encoded by the coding sequence ATGTCCAATACCAATACAACACCAGCCGTCCCCGTTCCCGGCCTGCGCCGCGAACTGCGCGCGCGCCATCTGACCATGATCGCCATCGGCGGGTCGATTGGCACCGGACTCTTCGTCGCCTCAGGCGCCACGATCGCCCAGGCCGGCCCCGGCGGCGCGCTGGCCGCCTACATCCTGATCGGCGCGATGGTCTACTTCCTGATGACCAGCCTGGGCGAACTGGCCGCGTACATGCCCGTGTCCGGGTCCTTTGCCACCTATGGCGCGCTGTACGTCGACGAGGGCTTCGGTTTCGCGCTTGGCTGGAACTACTGGTACAACTGGGCCGTCACGATCGCCGTGGAGCTGGCCGCGGCGCAGCTCGTCATGCAGTACTGGTTCCCCGACACGCCAGGCGTGCTATGGAGCGCCCTGTTCCTTGGCCTCATGTTCGCGCTCAACGCGATCTCCGTGCGCGGTTTCGGCGAAGCGGAATACTGGTGCGCGCTGATCAAGGTCCTCACGGTGATCGCCTTCATCGTCATCGGTACCTTGATGATCTTCGGCATCATGCGCGGTGATTTCTCCCACGCAGGCGGACTGGCCAACCTCACCACCGGCGATGCGCCGTTCGTCGGCGGCCTGCCCGCCATGATCGGGGTGGCGATGATCGCGGGCTTCTCGTTCCAGGGCACCGAACTGATCGGCGTGGCCGCCGGGGAATCCGACGAGCCGGCCAAGAACATCCCGCGCGCGGTGCGTCAGGTGTTCTGGCGCATCCTGCTGTTCTACGTGCTGGCGATCCTGATCATCGGCATCCTGATTCCGTACACCGACCCCAGCCTGCTCAAGACCGACGTGGAAACCGTAGGCGTAAGCCCGTTCACGCTGGTGTTCCGCCATGCGGGTCTTGCGTTTGCCGCGGGCGTGATGAACGCCGTGATCCTGACTGCCGTGCTCTCGGCCGGCAATTCCGGCATGTACGCGTCCACGCGGATGCTCTACAACCTGGCCACCGAGGGCCGCGCGCCGCGTATCTTCGCGCAACTCACCCGCAACGGCGTGCCCCTGGTCGCGCTGCTGGCCACCACCGCCGTCGGCGGCCTGTGCTTCCTGACGTCGCTGTTCGAAAGCAAGTCGGTCTACCTGTGGCTGCTGAACCTGTCGGGCATGACCGGCTTCATTGCGTGGCTGGGCATCGCGGTGAGCCACTACCGGTTTCGCCGGGGCTTCATGGCGCAGAGCCTCGACCTGAACCGCCTGCCCTATCGCTCACCGTTCTTTCCTTACGGGCCGATCTTCGCGTTCGTGCTGTGCATGATCGTCACACTCGGCCAGAACTACCAGGCCTTCAGCGAAGGCAAGATCGACTGGGTGGCCGTGACGGCCACCTATGTGGGCATTCCGATCTTCCTGCTGATCTGGCTCGGCTACCGGCTCGTGCGCAAGTCGCGCTTCGTGCCGTATGCCGAAATGAAATTCCCGGCCCTGCCTGAGATCGAAAAGGACGATTCACCCGTGACGCGGCCTCTGGCCCCGGCATCGGCCGAATAG
- a CDS encoding DUF2249 domain-containing protein — protein sequence MSQSTSNPQLDLRTIPPRDRHPLIFSTFTGLEVGQALELVNDHDPRPLQMQFQIERPGQFAWDYLEQGPATWRVAIKKVASAAKVGQCCGGCGGA from the coding sequence ATGTCTCAGTCCACTTCCAACCCGCAACTCGACCTCCGCACGATCCCGCCGCGTGACCGCCATCCGCTGATTTTCTCGACGTTTACCGGGCTTGAGGTCGGCCAGGCGCTGGAATTGGTCAATGACCATGATCCGCGTCCGCTTCAGATGCAATTCCAGATCGAGCGTCCTGGCCAGTTTGCCTGGGACTACCTGGAACAAGGCCCCGCCACTTGGCGCGTGGCCATCAAGAAGGTTGCATCGGCCGCCAAGGTTGGTCAGTGCTGCGGCGGTTGCGGCGGCGCCTGA
- the hppD gene encoding 4-hydroxyphenylpyruvate dioxygenase — protein sequence MADLFENPMKLMGFEFVEFASPTPNVLEPLFEKMGFTLVARHRSKDVVLYRQGDINFIVNNEPHSPAAYFAAEHGPSACGMAFRVKDSHQAYNRALMLGAQPVEIATGPMELRLPAIKGIGGAPLYLIDRFEDGKSIYDIDFEFIEGVDRHPKGHGLKLIDHLTHNVYRGRMAYWASFYERLFNFREIRYFDIQGEYTGLTSKAMTAPDGKIRIPLNEESSKGAGQIEEFLMAFNGEGIQHIAFSVDNLIEVIDSLQMAGVELMTAPNDYYYQALDTRLPGHGQPVDQLKARGILLDGTTEGGKPRLLLQIFSKTVLGPVFFEYIQRSGDDGFGEGNFKALFESLERDQIERGTLKV from the coding sequence ATGGCCGACCTCTTTGAAAACCCGATGAAGCTGATGGGCTTCGAGTTCGTTGAATTCGCCTCGCCCACGCCCAACGTCCTTGAACCGCTGTTCGAGAAAATGGGCTTCACCCTGGTGGCCCGTCACCGCTCGAAGGACGTCGTGCTGTACCGCCAGGGCGACATCAATTTCATCGTCAACAACGAGCCGCATAGCCCCGCCGCCTATTTCGCCGCCGAACACGGCCCGAGCGCCTGTGGCATGGCATTCCGCGTCAAGGATTCCCACCAGGCCTACAACCGCGCGCTGATGCTGGGCGCCCAGCCGGTGGAAATCGCTACCGGCCCGATGGAACTGCGCCTGCCCGCGATCAAGGGCATCGGCGGCGCGCCGCTCTACCTGATCGACCGTTTCGAAGACGGCAAGTCGATCTATGACATCGACTTCGAATTCATCGAGGGCGTGGACCGCCACCCGAAGGGCCACGGCCTGAAGCTGATCGACCACCTGACGCACAACGTCTACCGTGGCCGCATGGCGTACTGGGCGAGCTTCTACGAGCGCCTGTTCAACTTCCGCGAAATCCGTTACTTCGACATCCAGGGCGAATACACGGGCCTGACCTCGAAGGCGATGACCGCGCCGGACGGCAAGATCCGCATCCCGCTGAATGAAGAGTCGTCGAAGGGCGCCGGCCAGATCGAGGAATTCCTGATGGCGTTCAATGGCGAAGGCATCCAGCACATCGCCTTCTCCGTCGACAACCTGATCGAAGTCATCGACAGCCTGCAGATGGCCGGCGTCGAACTGATGACGGCACCGAACGACTATTACTACCAGGCCCTGGACACTCGTCTGCCGGGCCATGGCCAGCCGGTGGACCAGCTCAAGGCCCGCGGCATCCTGCTGGACGGCACGACAGAAGGCGGCAAGCCGCGCCTGCTGCTGCAGATCTTCTCGAAGACTGTGCTCGGCCCGGTGTTCTTCGAATACATCCAGCGCTCCGGCGACGATGGCTTCGGCGAAGGCAACTTCAAGGCGCTCTTCGAATCGCTCGAACGCGACCAGATCGAACGCGGCACGCTGAAGGTCTGA
- a CDS encoding c-type cytochrome gives MRIKTLLLTLICGAALAACGQKESAAPAPAEATAAPAPAAAPAATAATTSEPENALGKRTYGSVCSMCHAAGVAGAPKPGDKADWGPRIAQGNDTLYKHALEGFTGSKGSMPARGGSTTLQDDAVKAAVDYMTAQSR, from the coding sequence ATGCGTATCAAGACCCTGTTGCTGACACTGATTTGCGGCGCTGCTCTGGCGGCCTGCGGACAAAAGGAAAGCGCCGCACCTGCGCCGGCCGAGGCCACCGCGGCACCAGCACCGGCCGCTGCGCCCGCGGCTACTGCGGCCACCACCAGTGAACCCGAGAACGCGCTGGGCAAGCGCACGTATGGCTCGGTTTGCTCGATGTGCCACGCGGCAGGCGTGGCCGGCGCACCCAAGCCAGGCGACAAGGCCGACTGGGGTCCGCGCATTGCCCAGGGCAACGACACGCTTTACAAGCACGCACTGGAAGGCTTCACCGGCAGCAAGGGATCGATGCCCGCGCGCGGTGGCTCGACAACGCTGCAGGATGACGCCGTCAAGGCAGCGGTGGACTACATGACGGCACAATCCCGCTGA
- a CDS encoding FAD:protein FMN transferase has product MHALSPSGLARRRYLTAAPLLALGMFVLPALADSSVRHASRRLLGTRVDIVTDGVPADAAAQAIDAAFAEMGRLERIMSRYRPDSQVSALARAAGKHPVPIAPELMSALRLASEVSARSQGAFDITVGAFEGWNFDPGHEQVPGQAELTQERPLVNYRDVVLDSTRGSAYLRRPGMKLDLGGIAKLPILQAGMDVLRQQGISNAMLNGGGDVLVSGRLQGRDWRIGLRDPLAPERLLGVVAITDGVVASSGDYERCFARDGQRYHHILDPRTGLPTRGPHGVTLVARKTSDVNGLGAAIMVAGTAAGRSLLGPMANVDALIVGPGSHPWMSEGMATRMRS; this is encoded by the coding sequence ATGCACGCGCTCTCTCCTTCCGGCCTTGCCCGGCGGCGCTACCTGACGGCGGCACCGCTGCTTGCCCTCGGCATGTTCGTCCTGCCGGCATTGGCCGATTCATCGGTCCGGCACGCCTCACGCCGGCTGCTCGGCACGCGGGTGGACATCGTGACCGACGGCGTGCCAGCGGATGCGGCCGCGCAGGCCATCGACGCGGCGTTCGCCGAGATGGGCAGGCTCGAACGGATCATGAGCCGCTATCGTCCGGACAGTCAGGTCAGTGCCCTGGCACGTGCTGCCGGCAAGCACCCGGTACCCATCGCGCCCGAGTTGATGTCGGCGCTCAGGTTGGCTAGCGAGGTCTCCGCGCGCAGCCAGGGCGCCTTCGACATTACGGTCGGCGCGTTTGAAGGCTGGAACTTCGATCCGGGCCATGAGCAAGTGCCCGGGCAAGCCGAACTGACGCAAGAGCGACCACTAGTGAACTACCGTGATGTCGTTCTGGACTCAACGCGCGGTAGCGCCTATCTACGGCGTCCCGGCATGAAGCTGGATCTGGGCGGCATCGCCAAGCTCCCGATCCTGCAAGCCGGCATGGACGTGCTGCGGCAGCAAGGCATCTCGAATGCGATGCTCAATGGCGGAGGCGACGTGCTGGTCAGCGGCAGGCTTCAGGGCCGCGACTGGCGTATCGGCCTGCGCGACCCGCTTGCGCCGGAGCGATTGCTGGGAGTAGTGGCGATCACCGATGGCGTCGTGGCGTCGTCGGGCGACTATGAGCGCTGCTTTGCCCGTGATGGCCAGCGCTATCACCACATCCTTGACCCTCGAACCGGCCTGCCAACCCGGGGGCCGCACGGGGTCACGCTGGTCGCGCGCAAAACAAGTGACGTCAACGGCCTCGGGGCCGCTATCATGGTGGCTGGTACAGCGGCAGGACGGAGCCTGCTGGGGCCCATGGCTAACGTGGATGCTCTGATTGTCGGGCCCGGGTCTCATCCATGGATGTCCGAAGGCATGGCGACCCGTATGCGGTCGTGA
- a CDS encoding putative zinc-binding protein produces MSTSDRSRLPLVYACSGCSSVAQLANAFAVRLDRSGQAEMSCISGVGGRVPALTRIAQSGRPILAIDGCQLACVKACLEGVGVVASRHLVLNRIGATKRQHGECTEAEEAATWQSIKLALSEILPVSESVVSN; encoded by the coding sequence ATGTCTACGTCCGATCGCTCCAGACTCCCTTTGGTCTACGCCTGCTCAGGGTGTTCAAGTGTCGCCCAACTGGCCAATGCCTTTGCCGTCCGGCTGGATCGCAGCGGCCAAGCCGAGATGTCCTGTATCAGTGGGGTAGGAGGCCGCGTGCCCGCGCTGACGCGGATCGCGCAGTCGGGGCGTCCGATTCTGGCGATCGATGGCTGTCAGCTTGCTTGCGTGAAGGCTTGTCTTGAGGGTGTCGGGGTGGTTGCCTCGCGTCACCTGGTGCTGAACAGGATCGGGGCAACCAAGCGCCAGCACGGAGAATGCACCGAGGCCGAAGAGGCGGCGACCTGGCAGAGCATCAAGCTCGCGCTTTCGGAGATCTTGCCGGTCTCCGAGAGCGTGGTGAGCAATTAA
- a CDS encoding amino acid aminotransferase: MFEHIEAFPGDPILSLNEDFQQDPRTNKVNLSIGIYFDDEGRLPVMKAVAEAEAALLSDMGPRPYLPMSGMAAYRQAVQALVFGEDCAARAEGRVATLQTLGGSGALRVGADFLKRYFPKAEMWISDPSWENHRVVFERAGFKVNTYPYYDPATGGLKFDAMLAAIEAIPQGDIVLLHACCHNPTGVDLNQDQWRQVIGVLKARKLLPFVDMAYQGFGSGLDDDAFAVRELARQNVPCLVANSFSKNFSLYGERCGGLSVVCQSADEASRVLGQLTGAVRANYSNPPTHGARVVARVLTTPALRANWEQELAAMCQRITRMRQAIHDHLREHVSGEKLSRYITQRGMFTYTGLSADQVDRLKNEHGVYVLRSGRMCVAGLNERNVGVVANAIGQVLKA, encoded by the coding sequence ATGTTCGAACATATAGAAGCCTTTCCGGGTGACCCGATCCTCTCGCTCAACGAGGACTTCCAGCAGGACCCGCGTACCAACAAGGTCAATCTGAGCATCGGCATCTACTTCGACGACGAAGGCCGCCTGCCGGTGATGAAGGCCGTGGCGGAAGCCGAGGCCGCGCTGCTGTCGGACATGGGTCCGCGCCCGTACCTGCCGATGTCCGGCATGGCCGCGTATCGTCAGGCCGTGCAGGCGCTGGTGTTCGGCGAGGATTGCGCCGCCCGCGCCGAAGGCCGCGTCGCCACGCTGCAGACGCTGGGCGGCTCGGGCGCGCTGCGCGTCGGCGCCGATTTCCTGAAGCGCTACTTCCCGAAGGCGGAGATGTGGATCAGCGATCCGAGCTGGGAGAATCACCGCGTGGTCTTCGAGCGTGCCGGCTTCAAGGTCAACACTTACCCGTACTACGATCCGGCCACCGGCGGCCTGAAATTCGACGCGATGCTTGCCGCGATCGAAGCGATCCCGCAAGGCGACATCGTGCTGCTGCACGCGTGCTGCCACAACCCGACCGGCGTCGACCTGAACCAGGACCAGTGGCGCCAGGTGATCGGCGTGCTCAAGGCGCGCAAGCTGCTGCCGTTCGTCGACATGGCCTACCAGGGTTTCGGCTCGGGCCTGGACGATGACGCCTTCGCCGTGCGCGAACTGGCCCGCCAGAATGTGCCCTGCCTGGTGGCCAATTCGTTCTCGAAGAACTTCTCGCTGTACGGCGAGCGTTGCGGCGGCCTTTCGGTGGTCTGCCAAAGCGCCGACGAAGCCAGCCGTGTGCTGGGCCAGCTTACCGGCGCCGTGCGCGCCAACTACAGCAACCCGCCGACCCACGGCGCGCGCGTGGTGGCCCGTGTGCTGACCACGCCGGCGCTGCGCGCGAACTGGGAGCAGGAACTGGCCGCGATGTGCCAGCGCATCACCCGTATGCGCCAGGCCATCCACGACCACCTGCGCGAGCATGTGAGCGGCGAAAAGCTCTCGCGCTACATCACCCAGCGCGGCATGTTCACGTACACCGGTCTGTCGGCCGATCAGGTCGACCGCCTGAAGAACGAGCACGGCGTGTACGTGCTGCGCTCGGGCCGCATGTGCGTGGCCGGTCTGAACGAGCGCAACGTGGGCGTCGTCGCCAACGCCATCGGGCAGGTGCTGAAGGCCTGA
- a CDS encoding Lrp/AsnC family transcriptional regulator encodes MQHPELDRTDRRLLGVLQENGRASNLELAEAISLSPAQTLRRHRRLEEGGIIKRYEARLDSSALGFGVTAFIHVTMERGHIRDLSKFKGLVAELAQIQECFSVTGDIDYVLKVVAKDLKSLSDFLLDTLMRIPGVSGVKSSVCLDEIKCTSAMPLEI; translated from the coding sequence ATGCAACATCCGGAACTTGATCGCACGGATCGCCGCTTGCTGGGCGTGCTGCAGGAAAACGGCCGCGCGTCGAATCTGGAACTGGCGGAGGCCATCAGCCTGTCGCCCGCGCAGACTTTGCGGCGTCACCGCCGCCTGGAGGAGGGCGGCATCATCAAGCGCTACGAGGCGCGGCTGGATAGTTCGGCACTTGGCTTCGGCGTCACGGCGTTTATCCATGTGACGATGGAGCGCGGGCATATCCGCGACCTGTCCAAGTTCAAGGGACTGGTGGCGGAACTGGCGCAAATCCAGGAGTGCTTCTCCGTCACCGGAGACATCGACTATGTGCTGAAGGTGGTGGCCAAGGACCTGAAGTCCTTGTCTGACTTCCTGCTCGACACCTTGATGCGCATCCCGGGTGTGAGCGGGGTGAAGTCGAGCGTGTGCCTTGACGAGATCAAGTGCACGAGTGCAATGCCGCTGGAGATCTAG
- a CDS encoding acyltransferase, producing MKRLLAFLLGTLSLTLLALNTIFWCTPLFVLAVIKLLLPFAGVRRLIDPILNRIATSWISCNGVWIGLLQREPWAVEGLGSLRPDSWYLVNCNHRSWVDIFVLQRVLNRRIPLLKFFLKQQLIYVPVIGLAWWALDFPFMRRHSKAALRKNPELRNQDRETTRRACAKFARIPTSVMTFAEGTRYTPVKHRAQSSPYRHLLKPKAGSLAMALNAMGEQFHALLDVSIAYPDGTPTFWQLASGQAGRVMVHIRELPIPPDFCTSDYNSDATFRGEFHRWLGQVWEEKDEQIATMLAQAARP from the coding sequence TTGAAACGCTTGCTTGCTTTCCTCCTGGGTACGCTCAGTCTGACCTTGCTCGCCCTGAATACGATTTTCTGGTGCACACCGCTGTTCGTGCTCGCCGTGATCAAATTGCTGTTGCCGTTCGCCGGTGTGCGACGGCTGATCGACCCCATTCTCAACCGCATCGCGACAAGCTGGATCAGCTGCAACGGCGTCTGGATCGGCCTGCTCCAGCGTGAGCCCTGGGCCGTGGAAGGTCTCGGTTCGTTGCGCCCGGACAGCTGGTATCTGGTTAACTGCAACCACCGCTCCTGGGTCGACATCTTCGTGCTTCAGCGCGTATTGAACCGGCGGATTCCACTGCTGAAGTTCTTCCTGAAGCAGCAGCTCATCTACGTGCCGGTTATTGGCCTGGCCTGGTGGGCGCTGGATTTCCCGTTCATGCGGCGGCATTCGAAAGCCGCGCTGCGCAAGAATCCTGAATTGCGCAACCAGGACCGCGAGACCACGCGACGCGCGTGCGCCAAGTTCGCCCGGATTCCGACCAGCGTGATGACCTTTGCGGAAGGCACGCGCTACACCCCGGTCAAGCATCGGGCGCAATCGTCCCCGTATCGCCATCTGCTCAAACCCAAGGCTGGCTCGCTCGCCATGGCGCTCAACGCGATGGGAGAACAGTTCCACGCGCTGCTGGATGTCAGCATTGCCTACCCGGATGGCACACCCACATTCTGGCAACTTGCCAGCGGTCAGGCTGGCAGGGTAATGGTGCATATCCGGGAACTGCCGATCCCGCCGGACTTCTGCACCAGCGACTACAACAGCGATGCAACCTTCCGCGGTGAATTTCACCGCTGGCTGGGGCAGGTCTGGGAAGAAAAGGACGAGCAGATTGCCACCATGCTCGCCCAGGCCGCTCGGCCCTAG
- a CDS encoding thioredoxin family protein yields the protein MSMTRSFAATEPTRDEIDALPGATLLEFGAPWCGYCMRAQPLIEEAFGGYPAIHHVKVEDGSGRPLGRSFRVKLWPTLVFLRDGREVARLVRPESAKDIAAAMRRILP from the coding sequence ATGAGCATGACCAGGAGCTTTGCCGCCACCGAACCGACCCGCGACGAGATCGATGCCCTGCCGGGCGCCACGCTGCTGGAGTTCGGCGCCCCGTGGTGCGGCTACTGCATGCGCGCCCAGCCGTTGATCGAGGAAGCGTTCGGCGGCTACCCGGCCATCCATCACGTGAAGGTCGAGGATGGGAGCGGTCGGCCGCTGGGTCGCTCGTTCCGTGTCAAGCTCTGGCCGACCTTGGTTTTCCTTCGGGATGGCAGGGAAGTAGCGCGGCTGGTAAGGCCGGAAAGTGCCAAGGACATCGCCGCGGCGATGCGGCGCATCCTCCCGTAA